One part of the Pecten maximus chromosome 9, xPecMax1.1, whole genome shotgun sequence genome encodes these proteins:
- the LOC117334432 gene encoding probable G-protein coupled receptor 139 — translation MTNTSTILYDVTASFPSLLNHTDDAGDNGTPSTVWDIYKQHCPEATMIDKYLTPYVYVVGFPGNILALVIWLQKRMRNSSGYYLAALALADLVFLLLQIVYELNEKWGIRCLDVEFVCEFYPIIFLTSQYLSPLLVLAFTVERYISICHPFSREKFCTTKRAKIVIACLFIFSFLINGIQGYFWHYDSGGRCSLRAEVVRNNESSFWSIWTWCVEAMVFFLVPILILVFNILVIVEAKRLSKFEKTQLQSRTHKNSATTVMLLAVSFYQIFTTLPVTIVVTLYYSFPMGDSANLNPPDAIWQRHFDYVYIKTIIEEIGLTHYACNFYIYCITGKVFRQEFKRLWRSLVCLKMKSALPNWTTEYTSLRGSLRNNPKNLTVRMSNGHANGLSTTSTTNGVQPIVDEPSETTL, via the coding sequence ATGACGAATACCTCGACGATATTATATGACGTTACGGCGAGTTTCCCGTCTCTGTTGAACCATACGGATGATGCGGGAGACAATGGAACGCCCAGTACGGTATGggatatatacaaacaacactgccCGGAGGCCACGATGATTGACAAGTATCTTACGCCATATGTTTACGTCGTCGGCTTTCCGGGAAATATTCTTGCTCTTGTGATTTGGCTGCAGAAAAGAATGAGGAATTCGTCCGGATACTATCTAGCTGCTCTTGCTTTGGCAGATTTAGTGTTTCTGTTGCTGCAGATAGTGTATGAACTGAACGAGAAATGGGGCATTCGATGTTTAGATGTCGAATTCGTGTGTGAATTTTATCCCATTATTTTCTTGACATCACAATACCTGTCACCGTTGTTGGTATTAGCTTTTACAGTGGaaagatatatttcaatatgtcATCCGTTTTCAAGAGAGAAGTTCTGCACGACGAAAAGGGCGAAAATAGTCATTGCATGTCTCTTCATATTTTCGTTTCTTATCAACGGAATACAAGGATATTTTTGGCACTACGACAGCGGAGGCCGCTGCAGTCTGAGAGCGGAAGTAGTGAGAAATAATGAATCCTCATTCTGGTCTATTTGGACATGGTGTGTTGAAGCGATGGTATTCTTCCTTGTTCCAATTCTCATTCTCGTCTTCAATATCCTTGTAATCGTGGAGGCGAAACGACTGTCAAAGTTTGAGAAGACGCAGTTACAATCACGGACTCACAAGAACTCGGCCACAACAGTGATGTTGCTTGCCGTGTCTTTTTACCAAATCTTCACCACTTTGCCTGTCACGATCGTCGTGACTTTGTATTATAGTTTTCCCATGGGGGATTCTGCGAATTTAAACCCCCCTGATGCTATTTGGCAAAGGCATTTTGACTATGTGTACATCAAGACAATTATTGAGGAGATTGGATTAACTCATTATGCATGTAATTtctacatttactgtataactgGTAAAGTATTTAGACAAGAGTTCAAGCGACTCTGGAGGTCGCTTGTGTGCCTGAAAATGAAATCGGCTTTACCCAATTGGACCACTGAGTACACGAGTCTGCGGGGTAGTTTGCGTAATAATCCCAAAAATCTGACAGTGCGCATGTCCAATGGTCACGCAAATGGACTAAGCACAACGAGCACTACGAATGGTGTTCAGCCGATTGTTGATGAACCATCGGAAACAACACTGtga